The genomic segment ACGTTAAACCGTCCCGCGCCGACATTGCTCGCTCGGTAGCAACATCAACTGCCGTTGAGACAGGAAAATCATCTGCGAAGATTGAAGCATCGCTAGACGCGACGCGCAAAAAGTTCGCCCATCTCCGGCTCGCTGTATAATCATTTCTTAACGCAGCGCTAACCCAATAACACATCGGACCGTAGTCCATTGACATGCCTGCGTGGATAACCAAAACGTATTCGGCTTTGTTTTGCTCCCAGGGTTGATAATCCAGCGGCCTGTCCCCCCTGAACTGTCATCACATCAGCTAAAAGTTGTGATAAACGTCCGTCACCTTCTCGGAATGGATGGAGGAGTACCCGATCTGCATGTGTTACAGCAATAGCCTCTATGAGCTGTTCTTCGCTCATGTTGGTGCATGGCATATATGGGGTAAGGTATTTAGCATCGAATTCCTGTAGTAGCTTTGGCAACGGTACAGAGGGCGTGAAGATAAAGCCCCCTTTACTGTTATTGAGAGTCCTTTCTTACCCGGCCCACTCATAGATGTTCCCCGGCCAGCGGCGGTGCCAGCTCCACAACAAAGCAATGGTTACCTGTCCTGTTGGAAACTGTTCTTCAACAATGGTAAGCGTACAGCGCGAACCGTCTGGTCATAATCTGATGTATTCGACAAAGTGGTGTCCACCAAATAAGTAGTGGGAACCAAAGTGTCAGATATGCAGAAAAATGTGACCCCCGGCAGGCGTAAGGGCTGCCCTAATTATTCTCCTGAGTTTAAGCAGCAGCTCGTTGCTGCCTCCTGCAAACCCGGAATATCCATTTCAAAACTGGCGCTTGAAAACGGCATCAACGCCAATTTGTTATTTAAATGGCGCCAGCAGTGGCGCGACGGAAAGCTACTGTTACCTTCCTCAGAGAGTCCTCTGCTACTTCCTGTGACTCTCGATGCCACTGCCGTACAGCCAGAATCGCTCGCAGAAGACCCGGGGCTCAGTATCAGCTGTGAGGTAACGTTCCGGCACGGGACGCTTCGCCTCAACGGCACTGTCAGCGAAACGTTCCTGGCTCTGCTGATACAGGAACTGAAGCGATGATCCCGCTACCTTCAGGTACTAAAATCTGGCTGGTTGCCGGTATCACCGACATGCGTAACGGCTTCAACGGCCTGGCCGCAAAGGTGCAGACCGCGCTGAAAGATGACCCGATGTCCGGCCACGTCTTCATCTTCCGGGGACGCAGCGGCAGTCAGGTCAAACTGCTCTGGTCCACCGGTGACGGGCTGTGCCTGCTGACAAAGCGACTGGAACGTGGTCGCTTCGCCTGGCCCTCAGCCCGCGATGGCAAAGTGTTCCTGACGCCGGCGCAGCTGGCGATGCTGATGGAAGGTATCGACTGGCGACAGCCAAAGCGGTTACTGACGTCCCTGACCATGTTGTAGCGCTCTTTATCCTGGTTGTCGCAGAATAAGCCTGGTAAAATACGGGCTTATGAACGACACCTCTTCTGACGACATCCTTCTGCTGAAACAGCGCCTGGCCGAACAGGAAGCGCTGAACCGCGCCCTGCTGGAAAAGCTGGCCGACCGGGAACGCGAAATAGACCATCTGCAGGCGCAACTGGATAAGCTGCGCCGGATGAACTTCGGCAGTCGTTCCGAAAAGGTATCCCGCCGTATCGCGCAGATGGAAGCTGACCTGAACCGGCTGCAGCAGGAAAGCGATACGCTGACCGGTCGGGTTGATGATCCGGCGGTGCAGCGCCCGCTGCGTCAGACCCGCACCCGCAAACCGTTCCCTGAGTCACTCCCCCGTGATGAAAAGCGGTTGTTACCCACAGAGTCCTGTTGCCCGGAGTGCGGTGGTTCGCTGAGCTACCTGGGTGAGGATGCCGCCGAACAGCTGGAGCTGATGCGCAGCGCCTTCCGGGTTATCCGGACAGTACGTGAAAAGCATGCCTGCCGTCGGTGCGATCGCATCGTTCAGGCCCCGGCGCCTTCGCGCCCCATCGAACGGGGTATCGCCGGACCGGGGCTGCTGGCCCGCGTGCTGACCTCAAAGTATGCAGAGCACACACCGCTGTATCGCCAGTCGGAGATCTATGCCCGCCAGGGTGTGGTGTTGAGTCGTTCTGTACTGTCGGGCTGGGTGGATGCGTGTTGTCGTCTGCTGGCACCGCTGGATGAAGCCCTTCAGGACTATGTCCTGACCGACGGCAAACTCCATGCTGACGATACGCCTGTCCCGGTGCTGTTGCCGGGTAATAAGAAGACGAAGACCGGGCGCTTATGGACGTACGTTCGCGACGACCGCAACGCCGGCTCAGCGCTGGCCCCCGCAGTGTGGTTCGCTTACAGCCCGGACAGAAAAGGTATCCACCCTCAGACCCATCTTGCAGGCTTCAGTGGCGTACTGCAGGCTGATGCCTACGCCGGGTTCAACGAGCTCTACCGCGACGGTCATATAAAGGAAGCCGCGTGCTGGGCCCATGCCCGGCGTAAAATCCATGATGTTCACGTTCGCACTCCCTCAGCGCTCACAGATGAAGCGCTGAAACGGATAGGCGAGTTGTATGCCATCGAAGCGGATATCAGGGGAATGCCAGCAGAACAGCGGCTTGCTGAACGCCAGTTAAAAACGAAAGCGCTTCTTAAATCACTGGAAAACTGGCTGCGTGAAAAAGTGAAAACCCTGTCGCGACACTCAGAGCTGGCAAAAGCGTTCACCTATGTACTGAACCAGTGGCAGGCGTTGACATACTACGCAG from the unidentified bacterial endosymbiont genome contains:
- the tnpA gene encoding IS66-like element accessory protein TnpA, whose translation is MQKNVTPGRRKGCPNYSPEFKQQLVAASCKPGISISKLALENGINANLLFKWRQQWRDGKLLLPSSESPLLLPVTLDATAVQPESLAEDPGLSISCEVTFRHGTLRLNGTVSETFLALLIQELKR
- the tnpB gene encoding IS66 family insertion sequence element accessory protein TnpB (TnpB, as the term is used for proteins encoded by IS66 family insertion elements, is considered an accessory protein, since TnpC, encoded by a neighboring gene, is a DDE family transposase.), yielding MIPLPSGTKIWLVAGITDMRNGFNGLAAKVQTALKDDPMSGHVFIFRGRSGSQVKLLWSTGDGLCLLTKRLERGRFAWPSARDGKVFLTPAQLAMLMEGIDWRQPKRLLTSLTML
- the tnpC gene encoding IS66 family transposase, giving the protein MNDTSSDDILLLKQRLAEQEALNRALLEKLADREREIDHLQAQLDKLRRMNFGSRSEKVSRRIAQMEADLNRLQQESDTLTGRVDDPAVQRPLRQTRTRKPFPESLPRDEKRLLPTESCCPECGGSLSYLGEDAAEQLELMRSAFRVIRTVREKHACRRCDRIVQAPAPSRPIERGIAGPGLLARVLTSKYAEHTPLYRQSEIYARQGVVLSRSVLSGWVDACCRLLAPLDEALQDYVLTDGKLHADDTPVPVLLPGNKKTKTGRLWTYVRDDRNAGSALAPAVWFAYSPDRKGIHPQTHLAGFSGVLQADAYAGFNELYRDGHIKEAACWAHARRKIHDVHVRTPSALTDEALKRIGELYAIEADIRGMPAEQRLAERQLKTKALLKSLENWLREKVKTLSRHSELAKAFTYVLNQWQALTYYADDGWAEADNNIAENALRTVSLGRKNWLFFGSDHGGERGALLYSLIGTCKLNGVAPERYLHHILDVIADWPVNRVGELLPWRITLPAE